The following coding sequences are from one Mesorhizobium onobrychidis window:
- a CDS encoding ArsR/SmtB family transcription factor: MSSKAQDDNVFKALAHPRRRALLDELKDAPRTTGMLCDAFPDMDRCTVMLHLKVLEEADLVVARREGRERWNHLNALPIKQIHDRWISQYATHAISILDQLKSDLEG, from the coding sequence ATGTCAAGCAAAGCGCAGGACGACAATGTTTTCAAGGCGCTGGCGCATCCGCGCCGGCGTGCGCTGCTGGACGAGCTGAAGGACGCGCCGCGGACCACCGGCATGCTGTGCGATGCCTTTCCCGACATGGACCGCTGCACCGTCATGCTGCATCTGAAAGTGCTGGAGGAAGCCGACCTGGTGGTGGCGCGGCGCGAGGGGCGCGAACGCTGGAACCATCTCAATGCGCTGCCGATCAAGCAGATCCACGACCGCTGGATCAGCCAGTACGCCACGCATGCGATCAGCATTCTCGACCAGCTGAAATCCGATCTGGAGGGGTGA